From the genome of Puniceicoccales bacterium, one region includes:
- the atpD gene encoding F0F1 ATP synthase subunit beta: protein MSNLGEVVQVIGAVVDVQFDVTNLPDIYNALEIDLGIDGKKLILEVQQHIGNGKVRAVSMASTDGLSRGIKVLDLGAPISVPVGQEVLGRILNVVGDPVDGKGVVNTKTRWAIHRKPPKLLDQDICANILETGIKVIDLICPFVKGGKIGAFGGAGVGKTVVITELINNIALGHGGFSVFAGVGERSREGNDLFYEMCDSGVIDEKNPINSKVALVFGQMNEPPGARMRIGLTGLTIAEYFRDEKHQDVLLFIDNIFRFSQAGSEVSALLGRSPSAVGYQPTLSYEMGQLQERITSTKNGSITSFQAVYIPADDLTDPAPANTFAHLDSTIVLDRRIAALALFPAVDPLASTSKALDPGIVGEEHFRVAREVQSVLQKYKELQDIIAILGMDELSEADKLTVSRARKIQRFLSQPFHVAEAFTGIPGRYVSTAETVKGFAMILDGKLDDVPENDFYMKGTVDEVLKSNKG from the coding sequence ATGAGTAACTTAGGAGAAGTAGTTCAGGTAATAGGTGCCGTGGTTGATGTGCAATTTGATGTTACCAACTTGCCAGATATATATAATGCTTTGGAAATCGATTTGGGGATTGATGGAAAGAAGCTCATATTGGAAGTTCAGCAACATATTGGAAATGGCAAAGTTAGAGCCGTTTCAATGGCATCGACCGATGGTCTATCCCGGGGGATCAAGGTGCTTGATCTAGGTGCCCCCATTTCTGTTCCGGTGGGACAAGAGGTCCTGGGGCGCATTCTTAATGTTGTGGGCGATCCGGTTGATGGTAAAGGTGTTGTGAATACCAAAACGCGTTGGGCAATTCATAGAAAACCTCCGAAATTACTGGATCAGGATATTTGTGCCAATATTTTAGAGACTGGCATAAAGGTTATTGATTTGATCTGCCCCTTTGTGAAAGGAGGAAAGATTGGTGCATTTGGTGGTGCAGGCGTTGGCAAAACTGTGGTAATCACAGAGTTAATAAATAATATCGCTCTAGGGCACGGAGGTTTTTCTGTTTTTGCCGGAGTGGGGGAGCGTTCGCGAGAAGGCAATGATCTTTTCTATGAAATGTGTGATTCGGGGGTTATCGATGAAAAAAATCCGATAAATTCCAAAGTGGCATTAGTTTTTGGCCAGATGAATGAGCCACCTGGGGCTCGCATGCGCATTGGGTTGACTGGGTTAACCATTGCAGAATATTTTCGTGATGAGAAGCATCAGGATGTGTTGCTGTTTATTGATAATATATTTAGATTCTCCCAGGCCGGATCTGAAGTGTCGGCTTTGCTTGGGCGATCGCCATCGGCTGTCGGTTACCAACCTACGCTTAGCTATGAGATGGGTCAGTTGCAGGAGAGGATTACGTCGACGAAAAATGGTTCAATAACTTCTTTTCAGGCAGTGTATATACCGGCAGATGATCTGACTGATCCAGCGCCGGCCAATACCTTTGCCCATTTGGATTCTACCATTGTATTGGATCGGAGGATTGCGGCATTGGCTTTATTCCCGGCGGTGGATCCATTGGCCTCCACGTCGAAGGCGCTTGATCCAGGTATTGTTGGTGAAGAACATTTTAGGGTTGCACGAGAGGTCCAATCTGTGCTTCAAAAATATAAAGAGTTGCAGGATATAATCGCCATCCTTGGAATGGACGAGTTGTCCGAGGCTGACAAGTTGACCGTTTCGCGGGCTAGGAAAATTCAGAGATTTTTATCGCAACCATTCCATGTGGCTGAGGCTTTTACCGGGATACCTGGTAGGTATGTTTCTACGGCAGAAACGGTTAAAGGTTTTGCTATGATACTTGACGGGAAGCTAGATGATGTGCCAGAGAATGATTTTTATATGAAGGGCACTGTGGATGAAGTTTTGAAATCCAATAAGGGATGA
- the atpC gene encoding ATP synthase F1 subunit epsilon: MSIFLEIITPAKEIFNGEASSVVISTALGEIEILPEHRPIIALVWPGSVIVTYGKNRENIAISSGFLKLEHNRLSILVDEAVNIKSVDVDSVKNAKEAAEKALELARMKSDYNQEEVEKLEAKIRYHVAQLAGRVNVR; this comes from the coding sequence ATGTCGATTTTTTTGGAAATAATAACGCCGGCCAAAGAAATTTTCAATGGGGAGGCTTCATCGGTGGTCATTTCCACTGCTTTGGGTGAGATTGAAATTTTACCGGAACATAGACCCATAATTGCTTTGGTATGGCCTGGTAGTGTTATAGTCACCTATGGAAAAAATCGTGAAAACATTGCCATTTCGTCGGGATTTTTGAAGTTAGAACACAACAGGTTATCAATTTTAGTTGACGAAGCCGTGAATATAAAATCTGTAGATGTTGACAGTGTTAAAAACGCCAAGGAAGCCGCTGAAAAAGCTCTCGAGTTAGCACGAATGAAAAGCGATTATAATCAAGAGGAGGTCGAAAAACTCGAAGCAAAAATCCGTTATCATGTGGCCCAACTAGCTGGCAGAGTTAATGTTAGATAA